From Cellulosimicrobium sp. ES-005, one genomic window encodes:
- a CDS encoding metallopeptidase family protein — MTRAEFEDAVRDGLDLVPEDLAAQMDNVVVLVEDDAPADDPDLLGLYEGVPLTERDHMWAAGALPDRITIFRNPTLAICETREDVVEEVAVTVVHEIAHHFGIDDDRLHELGWD; from the coding sequence ATGACGCGGGCCGAGTTCGAGGACGCCGTGCGCGACGGGCTGGACCTGGTCCCCGAGGACCTCGCGGCGCAGATGGACAACGTGGTGGTGCTCGTCGAGGACGACGCGCCCGCCGACGACCCCGACCTCCTCGGGCTCTACGAGGGCGTCCCCCTCACCGAGCGGGACCACATGTGGGCGGCGGGGGCGCTGCCCGACCGCATCACGATCTTCCGCAACCCCACCCTCGCGATCTGCGAGACGCGCGAGGACGTGGTGGAGGAGGTCGCGGTGACGGTCGTCCACGAGATCGCGCACCACTTCGGCATCGACGACGACCGCCTGCACGAGCTCGGCTGGGACTGA
- a CDS encoding metalloregulator ArsR/SmtB family transcription factor, giving the protein MTTSAASDPRHDGAHDHEAVARLLHALADPSRLAIVHLLTGAERRVVDLTRELGLAQSTVSAHLTTLRDVGVVAVRREGRSSWYRLVRPEVAHLLADAEHVALAP; this is encoded by the coding sequence GTGACGACGAGCGCCGCGAGCGACCCCCGGCACGACGGCGCGCACGACCACGAGGCGGTCGCGCGCCTGCTCCACGCGCTCGCGGACCCGAGCCGGCTCGCCATCGTGCACCTGCTCACCGGCGCGGAGCGGCGCGTCGTCGACCTCACGCGCGAGCTGGGGCTCGCGCAGTCCACGGTCTCCGCGCACCTGACCACCCTGCGCGACGTCGGGGTCGTGGCGGTCCGCCGCGAGGGGCGCTCGTCCTGGTACCGGCTCGTGCGGCCCGAGGTGGCGCACCTGCTCGCCGACGCGGAGCACGTCGCGCTCGCTCCCTGA
- a CDS encoding cation diffusion facilitator family transporter — protein MGAGHDHGAGGAAPDHRARLAVAFGITATILVAQAVGAVLTGSLALLTDTAHMLTDATGLAVALVAASLVLRPATKRRTWGFRRVEVLAALAQAALLLAVGAYAVVEGVRRLFSPPEVPSSELLVFGIVGLVGNVVAIAVLASGRRANLNLRAAFLEVVNDALGSVGVIVAAVVIATTGYQQADAIAGLFIALLIVPRAFRLLREATAVLMEFTPEGLDLDDVRAHILSLDHVEDVHDLHASTVATGLPTISAHVVVDAACFRDGHALEITERVRACVAHHFPVSVEHSTFQLETAALRDREAHGHA, from the coding sequence ATGGGAGCCGGACACGACCACGGCGCGGGGGGTGCCGCGCCCGACCACCGCGCGCGGCTCGCGGTCGCCTTCGGGATCACCGCGACGATCCTCGTCGCGCAGGCCGTCGGCGCGGTCCTCACGGGGAGCCTCGCGCTCCTCACGGACACGGCGCACATGCTCACCGACGCGACGGGGCTGGCCGTGGCGCTCGTCGCGGCGTCGCTCGTGCTGCGGCCCGCGACCAAACGCCGGACCTGGGGATTCCGCCGCGTCGAGGTGCTCGCCGCCCTCGCGCAGGCGGCGCTCCTCCTCGCGGTCGGCGCGTACGCCGTCGTCGAGGGCGTACGACGGCTGTTCTCGCCGCCGGAGGTCCCCTCGTCCGAGCTGCTGGTCTTCGGGATCGTCGGCCTCGTCGGCAACGTCGTCGCGATCGCCGTCCTCGCGTCCGGGCGCCGCGCCAACCTCAACCTGCGCGCGGCGTTCCTGGAGGTCGTCAACGACGCCCTGGGGTCGGTCGGGGTGATCGTGGCCGCCGTCGTCATCGCGACGACCGGGTACCAGCAGGCCGACGCGATCGCCGGGCTCTTCATCGCGCTGCTCATCGTCCCGCGCGCCTTCCGCCTCCTGCGCGAGGCGACGGCCGTGCTCATGGAGTTCACGCCGGAGGGGCTGGACCTCGACGACGTCCGGGCGCACATCCTCTCGCTCGACCACGTCGAGGACGTGCACGACCTCCACGCGTCGACCGTCGCGACGGGGCTGCCGACCATCTCCGCGCACGTCGTCGTCGACGCCGCGTGCTTCCGGGACGGTCACGCGCTCGAGATCACGGAGCGCGTCCGTGCGTGCGTCGCGCACCACTTCCCGGTCTCCGTCGAGCACTCGACGTTCCAGCTCGAGACGGCGGCCCTGCGCGACCGCGAGGCCCACGGCCACGCGTAG
- the galE gene encoding UDP-glucose 4-epimerase GalE yields the protein MTILVTGGAGYIGAHVVRLLQERGEKVVVVDDLSTGRADRVGDATLVEVDVASPEAVDVLTRALTEHDVRAVIHFAARKQVGESVEKPAWYYQQNVGGFTNLVTAMQAAGVDRLVFSSSAATYGMPSVSLVEEKLHAEPINPYGETKLVGEWLGRAAGRAWGLRFVALRYFNVAGAGWPDLGDPAVLNLVPMVLDRLERGEQPKIFGDDYPTPDGTCIRDYIHVLDLAHAHLAALGYLDVAERPFDVFNVGTGQGSSVREVIDEIGRVSGLDVTPEVLPRRAGDPPQLVGDPRRINELFGWTATNGLPEIIASAWEAWQAGPRRIEVAAHDAAEGAPEV from the coding sequence ATGACGATCCTCGTGACCGGCGGAGCCGGGTACATCGGCGCGCACGTGGTGCGCCTCCTGCAGGAGCGCGGCGAGAAGGTGGTCGTGGTCGACGACCTCAGCACCGGTCGCGCGGACCGTGTCGGCGACGCGACGCTCGTCGAGGTCGACGTCGCGTCCCCGGAGGCGGTGGACGTGCTGACGCGCGCCCTCACCGAGCACGACGTCCGCGCGGTGATCCACTTCGCGGCGCGCAAGCAGGTGGGGGAGTCGGTCGAGAAGCCGGCCTGGTACTACCAGCAGAACGTCGGCGGGTTCACGAACCTCGTGACCGCGATGCAGGCGGCCGGCGTCGACCGCCTCGTGTTCTCGTCCTCGGCGGCGACGTACGGGATGCCCTCGGTCTCGCTCGTCGAGGAGAAGCTGCACGCCGAGCCGATCAACCCCTACGGCGAGACCAAGCTCGTCGGCGAGTGGCTGGGTCGCGCGGCCGGCCGCGCCTGGGGCCTGCGGTTCGTCGCGCTGCGCTACTTCAACGTCGCCGGCGCCGGCTGGCCGGACCTCGGCGACCCCGCCGTGCTCAACCTCGTCCCCATGGTGCTCGACCGCCTGGAGCGCGGCGAGCAGCCCAAGATCTTCGGCGACGACTACCCGACGCCGGACGGCACGTGCATCCGTGACTACATCCACGTCCTGGACCTCGCGCACGCGCACCTCGCGGCGCTCGGGTACCTCGACGTCGCGGAGCGCCCCTTCGACGTGTTCAACGTCGGGACGGGGCAGGGGTCGTCGGTGCGCGAGGTCATCGACGAGATCGGGCGCGTGAGCGGGCTCGACGTCACGCCGGAGGTCCTGCCGCGGCGCGCGGGCGACCCGCCGCAGCTCGTCGGCGACCCGCGCCGGATCAACGAGCTCTTCGGCTGGACGGCGACGAACGGGCTGCCCGAGATCATCGCGTCGGCGTGGGAGGCCTGGCAGGCGGGCCCGCGGCGCATCGAGGTCGCGGCGCACGACGCGGCGGAGGGCGCTCCCGAGGTGTGA
- a CDS encoding squalene/phytoene synthase family protein, which produces MGDQNDPARLYDLTAARTSRVVLASYSTSFGLGARLLDVPTRDGIDAVYGLVRIADEVVDTRRGDGAADLLDELEAETAKALDRGWSTNLVVHSFALTARRCGIGHGEVDPFFASMRTDLTVRVHDRESYERYVYGSAEVVGLMCLAVFLNARRRPGEPLRVADPVLVRGARALGAAFQKINFLRDLRTDHDELGRAYLPGVVPGRLRRRDVEAFCREVEGDLAAARAALPGLPVRPRVAVAATVAVYERLLARLAATPPEDILRARVRVPDTVKVALAARAAGGQLLGQMASGRPARPRKVLA; this is translated from the coding sequence GTGGGCGACCAGAACGACCCGGCACGGCTGTACGACCTGACCGCCGCGCGCACGAGCCGGGTCGTGCTCGCGTCCTACTCGACCTCGTTCGGGCTGGGCGCGCGCCTGCTCGACGTCCCGACGCGCGACGGGATCGACGCCGTCTACGGACTCGTCCGCATCGCCGACGAGGTCGTGGACACGCGCCGCGGCGACGGTGCGGCCGACCTCCTCGACGAGCTGGAGGCGGAGACGGCGAAGGCGCTCGACCGCGGGTGGTCGACGAACCTCGTCGTGCACTCGTTCGCCCTGACCGCCCGCCGGTGCGGCATCGGCCACGGCGAGGTCGACCCCTTCTTCGCGTCGATGCGCACCGACCTCACGGTGCGCGTGCACGACCGCGAGAGCTACGAGCGGTACGTGTACGGCTCGGCGGAGGTCGTCGGCCTCATGTGCCTCGCGGTCTTCCTCAACGCGCGCCGTCGCCCCGGGGAGCCCCTGCGGGTCGCGGACCCGGTCCTCGTCCGCGGGGCACGTGCGCTCGGCGCCGCGTTCCAGAAGATCAACTTCCTGCGCGACCTGCGCACCGACCACGACGAGCTCGGGCGCGCCTACCTGCCCGGCGTCGTCCCGGGCCGGTTGCGCCGTCGCGACGTCGAGGCGTTCTGCCGGGAGGTCGAGGGGGACCTCGCGGCGGCGCGGGCGGCGCTCCCGGGGCTCCCGGTGCGACCCCGCGTCGCGGTCGCCGCGACCGTCGCCGTGTACGAGCGGCTGCTCGCCCGGCTCGCGGCGACGCCGCCCGAGGACATCCTGCGGGCGCGCGTGCGCGTCCCCGACACCGTGAAGGTCGCGCTGGCCGCGCGGGCGGCGGGCGGCCAGCTCCTCGGGCAGATGGCGTCGGGCCGACCCGCGCGCCCGCGGAAGGTGCTCGCGTGA
- the crtI gene encoding phytoene desaturase family protein codes for MRAPRVVVVGGGISGLATAALLARGGAAVTLLERHADLGGRAGTLELDGFRFDTGPSWYFMPEVVEHFFALLGARVEDHLDLVPLDPAYRVFFEPDAPGGAASTFELSASPGVNRARLDAIEPGAGDRVAAYSAEASEAYGLALDHFLYTTFERPDRALAPEVLRRLPRLAALLREPLADRAARAVEDPRLRQLLGYHAVFLGSSPYRAPALYSLMSHLDLVDGVRYPRGGMHTLIEAVARLARAEGAELRTGADVAGIEVAPGARRRGRVTGVRLASGELVEADLVVSAADRHHTETALLAPRWAELPAAAWDDKGPGISALLVLAGVRGALPELAHHSLFFTRDWPANFDAVLGTDRRSDPAGLRVPDPASLYVSRTSATDGPSSSAPAAPPGHENLFLLVPFPADPTLGADAASRRALDALADRYLAQVGRWAGVVDLPGRVVTRRVLGPAHFATELSSWRGGALGMEHTLRQSALWRPGTAARRVDGLYHAGGGSIPGVGLPMCLISAELVAKRLLGETSARPLPTPLRPGYLAASRRPERIRPSGARPVEVRR; via the coding sequence GTGAGGGCACCGCGCGTCGTCGTGGTCGGAGGCGGGATCTCCGGGCTCGCCACCGCGGCGCTGCTCGCGCGCGGGGGCGCGGCCGTCACGCTGCTGGAGCGCCACGCGGACCTGGGCGGCCGAGCCGGCACGCTCGAGCTGGACGGGTTCCGCTTCGATACCGGGCCGTCCTGGTACTTCATGCCGGAGGTGGTCGAGCACTTCTTCGCGCTCCTCGGCGCGCGCGTCGAGGACCACCTCGACCTCGTGCCGCTCGACCCGGCCTACCGCGTGTTCTTCGAGCCCGACGCACCGGGCGGCGCGGCGTCCACGTTCGAGCTCTCGGCGAGCCCGGGCGTGAACCGCGCCCGGCTCGACGCGATCGAGCCCGGGGCCGGCGACCGCGTGGCCGCGTACTCGGCCGAGGCGAGCGAGGCCTACGGGCTCGCGCTCGACCACTTCCTCTACACCACGTTCGAGCGGCCCGACCGCGCGCTCGCGCCGGAGGTGCTGCGCCGTCTCCCGCGCCTCGCCGCGCTGCTGCGCGAGCCGCTCGCCGACCGTGCCGCGCGCGCGGTGGAGGACCCGCGGCTCCGCCAGCTCCTCGGGTACCACGCCGTCTTCCTCGGCTCCTCGCCCTACCGCGCGCCCGCGCTGTACTCCCTCATGAGCCACCTCGACCTCGTCGACGGCGTCCGGTACCCCCGCGGCGGGATGCACACGCTGATCGAGGCCGTGGCGCGGCTCGCGCGCGCGGAGGGGGCCGAGCTCCGGACCGGCGCGGACGTCGCCGGGATCGAGGTGGCCCCCGGTGCCCGACGGCGCGGGCGCGTCACGGGCGTCCGCCTCGCCTCGGGCGAGCTCGTCGAGGCGGACCTCGTCGTGTCGGCCGCCGACCGGCACCACACGGAGACCGCGCTCCTCGCCCCGCGGTGGGCGGAGCTGCCCGCCGCGGCGTGGGACGACAAGGGACCGGGGATCTCGGCCCTGCTCGTGCTCGCGGGAGTGCGGGGCGCGCTGCCCGAGCTCGCGCACCACTCCCTCTTCTTCACGCGCGACTGGCCCGCGAACTTCGACGCCGTGCTCGGCACCGACCGGCGCAGCGACCCCGCGGGGCTGCGCGTCCCGGACCCCGCCTCGCTCTACGTGTCGCGCACCTCCGCGACCGACGGGCCGTCGTCGTCCGCGCCCGCGGCCCCGCCCGGGCACGAGAACCTCTTCCTCCTCGTCCCGTTCCCCGCCGACCCGACGCTCGGCGCCGACGCCGCGTCGCGCCGCGCGCTCGACGCGCTCGCGGACCGCTACCTCGCGCAGGTCGGGCGCTGGGCCGGGGTCGTGGACCTCCCGGGTCGGGTCGTCACGCGGCGCGTGCTGGGGCCAGCCCACTTCGCGACCGAGCTCTCGTCGTGGCGCGGCGGCGCGCTCGGCATGGAGCACACCCTCCGGCAGTCGGCTCTGTGGCGGCCCGGCACGGCGGCCCGCCGTGTCGACGGGCTCTACCACGCCGGGGGTGGGAGCATCCCGGGCGTGGGACTGCCGATGTGCCTCATCAGCGCCGAGCTCGTCGCGAAGCGCCTGCTCGGTGAGACGTCGGCACGCCCGCTGCCGACGCCGTTGCGCCCCGGCTACCTCGCGGCGAGCCGTCGGCCCGAGCGGATCCGGCCGTCGGGTGCGCGACCGGTCGAGGTCCGCCGGTGA
- a CDS encoding lycopene cyclase domain-containing protein: protein MTGLVYLGALAVSLGGLAVLDRRFRLAFWADRRRAALTVGLGVVGFLAWDVAGLALGIFARGESPWMTGLLLAPDLPVEEAVFLTLLCYTALLGWRGAERVLAARRSRAEGDA, encoded by the coding sequence GTGACGGGTCTGGTCTACCTCGGCGCGCTCGCGGTCTCGCTCGGCGGCCTCGCCGTGCTCGACCGGCGCTTCCGCCTCGCGTTCTGGGCGGACCGGCGCCGTGCCGCGCTCACGGTCGGTCTCGGCGTCGTCGGCTTCCTCGCGTGGGACGTCGCGGGCCTCGCGCTCGGGATCTTCGCGCGCGGGGAGAGCCCGTGGATGACGGGGCTCCTGCTCGCGCCCGACCTGCCCGTCGAGGAGGCGGTCTTCCTGACGCTCCTGTGCTACACCGCGCTGCTGGGCTGGCGCGGCGCCGAGCGCGTGCTCGCCGCGCGACGGAGCCGGGCGGAGGGCGACGCGTGA
- a CDS encoding lycopene cyclase domain-containing protein has product MTNLVLNVVVLAVLVAVSWRVLRRLRPGPLVCTAVVMCVLTLVFDTLMIAADLYVYHPDKILGVYLWGAPLEDFAYAFAAALGMPVLWTVLGARGRERTAGRGSEHGRAAEDER; this is encoded by the coding sequence GTGACGAACCTCGTGCTCAACGTCGTCGTCCTCGCGGTGCTCGTCGCGGTGTCGTGGCGCGTGCTGCGCCGGCTGCGACCTGGGCCGCTCGTGTGCACGGCCGTCGTGATGTGCGTGCTCACCCTCGTGTTCGACACGCTGATGATCGCCGCCGACCTGTACGTCTACCACCCGGACAAGATCCTCGGCGTCTACCTGTGGGGCGCGCCGCTCGAGGACTTCGCGTACGCGTTCGCCGCCGCGCTCGGGATGCCGGTGCTGTGGACGGTGCTCGGAGCCCGCGGTCGCGAGCGCACCGCGGGCCGCGGGTCCGAGCACGGTCGTGCCGCGGAGGACGAGCGGTGA
- a CDS encoding prenyltransferase — translation MKDVLAASRPFSWINTAYPFAAGYLVATGGRADLALVVGTLYFLVPYNLLMYGVNDVFDYASDLRNPRKGGIEGALADPATARVTHRRILRACVATNVPFLVALLLLGDPLAGAVLALVVFGVVAYSAPRLRFKERPFLDSFTSAMHFVGPLLYALVLVDADLSARSVWPVLVGFVLWGMASHAFGAVQDVRADREGGIASVATAIGAHATVLAAAAAYVAAAVVLAVLPWPGVVAALLPLPYAVNVLRFRDVRDDDCERANAGWRAFLWLNLVTGFLVTMLLLADALT, via the coding sequence GTGAAGGACGTGCTCGCCGCGTCGCGGCCCTTCTCCTGGATCAACACCGCGTACCCGTTCGCCGCGGGGTACCTCGTCGCGACCGGCGGGCGCGCCGACCTCGCGCTCGTGGTCGGGACGCTGTACTTCCTCGTCCCGTACAACCTGCTCATGTACGGCGTGAACGACGTCTTCGACTACGCGAGCGACCTGCGCAACCCGCGCAAGGGCGGGATCGAGGGCGCGCTGGCCGACCCGGCGACGGCCCGCGTCACGCACCGCCGCATCCTGCGCGCGTGCGTCGCGACCAACGTGCCGTTCCTCGTCGCGCTCCTGCTCCTCGGCGACCCGCTCGCGGGCGCGGTCCTCGCGCTCGTGGTGTTCGGCGTCGTCGCGTACTCGGCGCCGCGGCTGCGGTTCAAGGAGCGCCCGTTCCTCGACTCGTTCACGTCGGCGATGCACTTCGTCGGGCCGTTGCTGTACGCGCTCGTGCTCGTCGACGCGGACCTCTCCGCGCGGTCCGTCTGGCCCGTGCTCGTCGGCTTCGTGCTCTGGGGCATGGCGTCGCACGCGTTCGGCGCGGTGCAGGACGTGCGCGCGGACCGCGAGGGCGGCATCGCGTCCGTCGCGACGGCGATCGGCGCGCACGCGACCGTGCTCGCCGCCGCGGCGGCGTACGTCGCGGCGGCCGTCGTGCTCGCGGTGCTCCCGTGGCCCGGCGTCGTCGCCGCGCTGCTCCCGCTGCCGTACGCCGTCAACGTGCTGCGGTTCCGCGACGTGCGCGACGACGACTGCGAGCGCGCCAACGCGGGCTGGCGCGCGTTCCTGTGGCTCAACCTCGTCACCGGGTTCCTCGTGACGATGCTGCTCCTCGCGGACGCCCTCACCTGA
- a CDS encoding M15 family metallopeptidase, whose protein sequence is MGRHTASRASLPAALASAARRGAQGAARVAPGRRRTLGTGAAVAAVALTASTAAAAFADGGAPSADVPADSSSAAPTTSTAAGTAPVTLGAIAADPATVDAASDALVRAQFLTGEGAAGLTPEQIAQIEDARTRLSTAVTAASPTDGSSAFAGLPSLADSGLGGTADDTAADTADDGSADDNAAVDTEGDALLTASDTLESSVPHLAERGSDRASRSSARTSLEDLAALPTLEPTVPDLATASDESSDEAETAAAPDAATSADTSTESPEEDAAASEAATASPDLTTGTATDATTDAAETPAPAGSTEEIAALTAELSTLLDAAGSGVTVQVVPGPPSAEEIAAQLDQWAASTAGFGNGQIPASALCELSFAPGEQLRCDAAHQIEALNQKFRETFGANLSVTDSYRSYASQVAVKASRGYFAAPPGMSNHGWALALDLGGGIQGYGTAQYEWMRANAPAYGWDNPEWARAGGSKNEPWHWEYGDLS, encoded by the coding sequence ATGGGCCGCCACACCGCGAGCCGGGCCTCGCTCCCCGCAGCCCTCGCCTCCGCCGCGCGCCGCGGCGCGCAGGGCGCTGCCCGCGTCGCTCCCGGCCGTCGCCGGACCCTCGGGACCGGTGCCGCCGTGGCGGCCGTCGCGCTCACCGCGAGCACCGCCGCGGCCGCCTTCGCCGACGGCGGTGCGCCGTCGGCGGATGTGCCCGCCGACTCCTCGTCCGCGGCACCGACCACGTCGACCGCTGCCGGCACGGCGCCGGTGACCCTGGGCGCGATCGCGGCCGACCCCGCCACCGTCGACGCGGCGAGCGACGCCCTCGTGCGGGCACAGTTCCTCACCGGGGAGGGCGCCGCCGGGCTGACTCCCGAGCAGATCGCCCAGATCGAGGACGCGCGCACCCGGCTCAGCACGGCCGTCACCGCGGCCTCCCCGACCGACGGCTCGTCGGCGTTCGCCGGCCTGCCCTCGCTCGCCGACTCCGGGCTGGGAGGGACCGCCGACGACACGGCAGCCGACACCGCCGACGACGGGTCCGCCGACGACAACGCCGCGGTCGACACCGAGGGCGACGCGCTGCTGACCGCGTCCGACACCCTCGAATCGAGCGTGCCTCACCTCGCCGAGCGCGGCTCCGACCGTGCGAGCCGATCCTCGGCCCGCACGTCCCTCGAGGACCTCGCCGCCCTCCCGACGCTCGAGCCGACCGTGCCGGACCTGGCCACGGCGTCGGACGAGTCGTCGGACGAGGCGGAGACCGCGGCGGCACCCGACGCCGCGACGAGCGCTGACACCTCGACCGAGTCCCCCGAGGAGGACGCGGCGGCCTCCGAGGCGGCGACCGCGTCGCCCGACCTCACCACCGGGACGGCGACGGACGCCACCACCGACGCCGCCGAGACGCCGGCGCCCGCGGGGTCCACCGAGGAGATCGCCGCGCTGACGGCCGAGCTCTCCACGCTGCTCGACGCGGCCGGCTCGGGCGTGACCGTGCAGGTCGTGCCCGGTCCGCCGTCGGCCGAGGAGATCGCGGCACAGCTCGACCAGTGGGCCGCCTCCACGGCGGGCTTCGGCAACGGGCAGATCCCCGCGAGCGCCCTGTGCGAGCTGTCGTTCGCGCCGGGCGAGCAGCTCCGCTGCGACGCCGCCCACCAGATCGAGGCGCTCAACCAGAAGTTCCGCGAGACGTTCGGCGCGAACCTCTCCGTGACGGACTCGTACCGCTCCTACGCCTCGCAGGTCGCGGTCAAGGCGTCGCGCGGCTACTTCGCCGCGCCCCCGGGCATGTCGAACCACGGCTGGGCGCTCGCGCTCGACCTCGGCGGCGGCATCCAGGGCTACGGCACCGCGCAGTACGAGTGGATGCGCGCCAACGCGCCGGCCTACGGCTGGGACAACCCCGAGTGGGCCCGCGCCGGCGGCTCGAAGAACGAGCCCTGGCACTGGGAGTACGGCGACCTCTCCTGA
- a CDS encoding threonine/serine exporter family protein, with product MRRAPSVVRRVLRALGDEPPPAVDPEPPEVSPDLVPLLRELGTALLDSGRSVTDVEDDLEAVARRSGTSTVGTLVLPTGVFVRVSTAGGTVADFAGAAASGLNLDQIGALTTLVRRLRTTDVPLADARAELRAIVERPPRFGAVLTIVGHGLLTVGFGLVLNPTARLLPVYLALGILVGALRWLGTRWPTLATALPVVAAFVVTLLAVDVVHPWLGDDPLSVLVPPLVSFLPGSVLTVAAIELTGNQIVAGASRLVYGVAQLLLLVFGVVAGAAVAGPLVAAPAADQLGWWAPWVGILAVGLGQMYFASSPRGSLPWVLLVLLGAYAAQLAGALAAAPLAGFVGALVIAPLAALVERTPHGPPAAVTTLPAFWLLVPGALSLLGLSDLVNGGPEAAQEIANAVVAVFGIALGTLVGSAVTRDAGRVTRTLFTS from the coding sequence GTGCGACGCGCCCCGTCCGTCGTGCGCCGCGTGCTGCGCGCGCTGGGCGACGAGCCGCCCCCCGCGGTCGATCCCGAGCCGCCCGAGGTGTCCCCCGACCTCGTCCCGCTCCTGCGCGAGCTGGGGACGGCGCTGCTCGACTCCGGACGCTCCGTGACCGACGTCGAGGACGACCTGGAGGCCGTCGCGCGACGCTCGGGCACGTCCACCGTGGGCACGCTCGTCCTCCCCACGGGTGTCTTCGTCCGGGTGAGCACGGCGGGCGGCACGGTCGCCGACTTCGCGGGTGCTGCCGCGAGCGGTCTCAACCTCGACCAGATCGGGGCGCTCACCACCCTCGTGCGCCGCCTGCGCACGACCGACGTCCCGCTCGCCGACGCGCGGGCCGAGCTGCGCGCGATCGTGGAGCGGCCGCCCCGCTTCGGCGCGGTGCTCACGATCGTCGGCCACGGGCTGCTCACGGTCGGGTTCGGCCTCGTGCTCAACCCCACCGCCCGGCTCCTGCCGGTCTACCTCGCGCTCGGGATCCTCGTCGGCGCCCTGCGCTGGCTCGGGACGCGGTGGCCGACGCTCGCCACCGCCCTGCCCGTCGTCGCGGCGTTCGTCGTGACGCTCCTGGCGGTCGACGTCGTCCACCCCTGGCTCGGCGACGACCCGCTCAGCGTGCTCGTGCCGCCCCTCGTGTCGTTCCTGCCCGGCTCGGTGCTCACGGTCGCCGCGATCGAGCTGACGGGCAACCAGATCGTCGCCGGCGCGAGCCGGCTCGTCTACGGGGTCGCGCAGCTCCTGCTGCTCGTGTTCGGCGTCGTCGCGGGGGCCGCGGTCGCGGGCCCGCTCGTCGCCGCCCCCGCCGCGGACCAGCTCGGGTGGTGGGCGCCGTGGGTGGGGATCCTCGCCGTCGGGCTCGGGCAGATGTACTTCGCGTCGTCGCCGCGGGGCTCGCTGCCCTGGGTGCTGCTCGTCCTGCTCGGCGCGTACGCGGCCCAGCTCGCCGGGGCGCTCGCCGCCGCCCCGCTCGCGGGGTTCGTGGGTGCCCTCGTCATCGCGCCGCTCGCCGCGCTGGTCGAGCGGACGCCGCACGGACCGCCCGCCGCCGTCACGACCCTCCCGGCGTTCTGGCTCCTCGTGCCCGGGGCGCTCAGCCTGCTGGGCCTCTCGGACCTGGTGAACGGCGGCCCGGAGGCGGCACAGGAGATCGCCAACGCGGTCGTCGCCGTGTTCGGGATCGCCCTCGGCACGCTCGTCGGGTCGGCCGTCACGCGGGACGCGGGACGGGTGACACGTACCCTCTTCACATCCTGA